The Macadamia integrifolia cultivar HAES 741 unplaced genomic scaffold, SCU_Mint_v3 scaffold1326, whole genome shotgun sequence DNA segment TTTTCATAGTTAATTACCTTTCTTCATGGGCTTTAGGAGGGATGGccaagaaaaactagagatatAATTTAGTAAGTGAGTTCTGTCCAATTACAAATAGAGGATTTGAGATCACAGCTTGCCTGGCGGCAGTCCTAACTCCTAAGTACATACATAGGGTAGTCAGTTGGTTGCTTAATAACAAAACTAGGAGAAAACAGGAATTCCACCAATTCCAACCTTTGGGTTATAGTGGCCCACGGCCAcatcaaaaaaattttaggGTTCATAAGCACATCAAAATGACGCACATTGCACCACAGTTCCTGAATAGTCCATCCTGCCCATTTTGCTTCCGCTAACCTGTTTAAGATCCCCTCTGCAGCTGCTTCAAAAGCCTCTCCTATCAACAAATAGTTAGCACAGAAGAATAAGCATTGATTATTAAGAAATATTGCTATCGCCCACCCCGACAGATGATTAATAGAAACCGCTGTGGTAACAAGGATGATTTTGTTGGAATTTAACATATCCGCTGAGGGGGGATAGTGATTCTGGGATTGTGCGAGGTCATCATTAGTGGTGGTGAGAAGCTTGTCCAAGAGGCTTGTACTCAGCCAGTATTGTACCTGTTTAAGAATGTTTTCTGGGTTTGGTTTAGAGGAAccaaaaatgacaaaatatcGGTGTTTCTAGATGAAGTAGCAGGTAATGATAAAGACCTTAAAAATGTGATTCAAGTCACTAGTGTTCAACTtaaaagattgaaaaaaaaaatataagcagggaaggaaaagaattaAATTCAAACATTCGCTTCTGAGCCCAAGCGGACCACCACCCCAAACTTTTCTTGAAAAAGCGCATGTGAGAAACACATGCATAATGTTCTCCTGAAAGTGACATTTTTACTTATAGTAGAGGGTATTAATTTTCAGTATTATATATAAGTATTAGGAAAAGAATATTGTGTGGTCATGTGGAGCCTACGCTTAGATACAAGAGCACACAAAATTATCACCTCACCCCCACACTAGGGTAGGGGACACACGACCAAGCAACAATATTTCTATATTAAGTGGGGATGAAGTAGTATCATCACATGCATGCATCTAGATTAGATTCAGAACATAGATGATACAAGATACAAGGTCTAACCCTCCTGGACTCCTCCTTCGACATTAGTTTCTCTTATAACCTCATAGGCAATGGTTTGATTTGGATTAGATAACTAACCCCAAATATTCCAAATATTAATATTCATGCAAACCGAATTATTATTGTCACAATGGTTTGCTATTTTACTACGTAGATATATGATATGTTCATTCCATCTAAATACAATGTCTAATTTTTCATGTTAGAGATGACATATTCGAGATTAGTCACATGTCAAACTTCAGTCTAATTTAATTAAATACCCTCAATTTTCCGTTATTAAAATGTTTGACTTTTTTTTAGTATCTCATTGAAATTTCTAAATCATTTTAAATAAACTATTccgtacattttttttttttttttagttcccATTTTAACCAACTATGTTCCAAACATAGGATCGTTGAGGAATTGGCCAATTCGATATCATTTTTCACAACCACAGATGGAACGTGCAACTCCTCAAATAATGTGTGTGGTACTCGCAGTTCACTTTAGCATGACGTTGTGGACTTGTGGGATTCATTGTACCAACACTCATGAATTTAATGAATGGTAAAGGGAAGGTACACTGCCTAgctaatactttttttttttccttcgtttTGTGGAAAAAAAACAGCAACGTGAAAAACAACTATTGATCAGGGATCACGAGATAAGAATTTCGTCAAAACATAATcgaattagtaaaaaaaaaaatcaaaaataaaaaatcaaaaaattaaaaaaattataaaaaaagaaaaatataatcaattattaataatatatttaaaaaaaaaaaaaccttgttaGTTTGACATAAGGAATATTGAGATATAACCTCTGAAAATAGGggattgtgaaaaaaaaaaagcctttacCTTCTATTTAGGGGTTACATGTATCTAGGTATTCCCTACATTAGATCAACAAGGTTTCTGAAAGGAACCCTATCCATCTAGAGTTCCCCATGTCTACACATAATCTCTATTTTCAAGGGAAACCCTTGAAAAAAAGGAATTATATGTAGACCTGAGAGCAGTAGGGGACAAGGTTCTTTCTTCCTACAAAATATACTACATGTTGCATTCCATTggcaatgattttttttcctaatatccaatcaataattgaaatatgaaaatacaAAGTCTTCTCCAACTCTTAACATGTTCTTAGAAATATTGACAAGTTCACAACTCGACAGGGTCCCTTAAAAACAAGGGCTATACGTGAGTGTGAAAACACTAGCCGAACAATGTTCTTTCGTTATCAGGACCCTATGCCCCAAGTCTACCCAGACCAAATATGCTAGGGGCACATTTCAACTGGCAATGATGTTCTTCACATccaatcaagaatcaaggaaaacgTGAAGTGCACAGCACATGAGACACGACACATGTCCTCGATTCCATCGACCTCGATGCGGAACCATGCATATAAAGGCTAAAGCAAACGAAACAGAAAAAGCAGCAGTAGAAGACGATGTTGCCATTGAAGGGATGTTATCGTGGTGCGCCGGATCAGCTCCGATTCCTACCTCAATGCCGATCTCTCGCCGGTCCCAAAGCATTGGTTCGTCGTGGAATCGCCAACGTCTCCTGCTGCTCTTCTTCTTTAACCTCCTCGCCGCTACGAACTTCTAATATCATCATCTCGGAACGGGCGAATGGTTCGGTAGGAGCAGCGTTGAACCAAACCACCAATGGGTCGGCGAGTTCGGTGGAGCAGCTTCAGCTTGGGAGTGGTCACCTGGCTAAAGATGGGAGGTCTTACAAGGAGAAATTCATTGTGAGGTGTTACGAAGTTGGTATGAATAAGACTGCTACTATTGATGCCATAGCCAATCTCATGCAGGTAAAACTTGGGGTGTTGTTTATATAGTTTGTTTGGGCTCTTTTACCCTATTGTTCGCTACCATAGATCTCATGGTCCTTGCATGTGGATCACACATAGTATTAcgagagaaaaaaatatcagGAAAACTCTACAGAGGAGGAGTCAAACACTTGAGCTCCCTGCTTTGAAATCATTTTCGCTACAGTATCACCTAAAAACTCGAACtattaacccaagggggtagcgctaggggtgtcaatgggccgggttgggctgggttaaggtctcttaactcaacccaagttcagcccaaccctaggtcaggtttagctcaacccaacccaaccctgatgaagcttgattgggttgggtttaacccaatccagtccaacccaatactatcggttacttttttgcttgatcttgatgcattgtaaaggccaaagaccaaagtttatGTATATGTGTAGATTATGGAAAACAAAAGACCTTTTACTGCaagtacccattaataattattagcatatttatatgattatatacttaataaatatggttggattggattgggttgggttggccagttgggttgagacctctatccaggcccaacccaactttgcCTTGGGCCTGAAAATCTGAATCCTAACCCACCTTATGGGCTGAAATCTTAGCCCAAGCCTTTTTTGGGCTCAGGGCGGGCTAGGGCTGGTTTGGGTTGATCGGGTTTTTTTAACACCCCTaagtagcgcagttggtgaacaACGAGCTTGGTACGAACTGTAAACttggacgtcctaagtttgactcccactaagcacaccttgggccactcgcacgggggtgtttagtgctcttcactgttttcagtgaaagttgaatggttttctttCAACCCCGGTGTGACCCGACTTGATCCATGGAGTTGTGAGGTCAGTTTGGGCCCGTGGagctagtcaggccgaaggcctagataaccgtcattagcaaaaaaaaaaaatctccaactGTTGAGAGAATACAACATCAATGTATATATCAACACCTATGATGGGTTTTTCGAAGCTACTTTTGTTTCTGGAATGAACTATTGGCTGTTTAATTTGAAAATAAGTCTATTTTTAGTGACAATAGCTAATTGGGTCTTCTAAATTTTGGCAATTTTTGGTGTTCTTATTCTATGTAGGAAGCTGCATGCAATCATGTTCAGAGCTTTACGTACTCAGCAGATGGGATGGGAACAACCAAAACCATGAGAAAATTGAATCTGATATGGGTGACTACTCGAATGCACATTGAAGTTTACAAGTACCCAACATGGTAGTTTATCTATATCACTTTTATTTCACACTGCTGAGCTAGCTGAGCTTGAATGTAGaagtttatttcttttttaataaacttGATACTTGATAGGGGTAACATGATTGAGATTGAGACATGGTTTGAAGCCAGAAAAGTTGGGACAAGACGCGATTTTATCATAAAAGATGCAACTGGCACACTTATTGGGAGAGCCACCAGGTAGTTCTTGTGTTGCAAATTGTTCTCTTTCTTGTAAAGAAGTCCAAGATGTTAGTTATCCAGATCAAATTTGTGATATATATTTTTCCTGCAGCAAATGGGTGTCAATGAACAAAAACACTAGACGACTCCAAAAAGTTCCTGACGAAGTgttggaagaacttgtggatTTCTCCCCACAAACTCCACGGTATGTTGATATTGCAATCTAGCCTCAAATAATCCTAGTCATTAACTACTATATTTGGGTGATAATACATTGACTGATATTTGTGATTCCTTGATGAGGtgggttatccaccaagatTTGATTATTCATCTGGTGATACCTTATGTTTTGTGATGGATACAAGTAATTACTTAATGAATTTGGGGCTTCAAATAGtcatttgattcattttttcatttatacTCATGATATGAATACAAAAACAACaagctcagccttatcccaatttaatggggtcagctacatggatccgtgcagaacaaagtagggaaaactAAGGtccaaacaaaataggaaaatgaaatgagaaatgaaagGAAAGAGGCATAATTGGGACAAGACCAAGACCAAGACTATGTCATTCctcacttctcctatggtcattttatgtCTACCCCTAAATCTTTTAGATCTAACTTAACATTAATCTCTGCTTTTCTCTCAATCACCAAAATGATCTCATCGGCAAAGAGTATACACTACGGTGTTTTGTCTTGAATGTTCTTGattaattcatccatgataagagcaaacaaataaggacttagGGTTGGTCCAGATGTAACCCAATGATAATAAGAAATTCCTTGCCCTGCCTCTCACAGATCTCCTACTTGATGAGATGAACATTGCCCGCTAAATGTCCAAAGCAATGGTGGATGACCAGAGATTAAGATAATTAGATCCGAGTCCTGGTTAGAATTAGgttttaaagaagaaaatgatatatTTTGATCTCCCACTCAATGAAATGAATATATTGCCAGCTAGATGCCCAAAGCAATGGTGGATGACCATAAATTAAGATAGATAGATCCTAGTCCCGGTTGGAACCAGGTTTTAAAGAAGAAActgatatattttatttaattttttggttgTGAATCCAGATTAGCTTTTCCAGAGGAGGATACTAGTAGCCTGAAGAAAATTCCCAAGCTTGAAGATCCTGCAAAGTATGCTAAGTTAGGGCTTAAGGTAAAATATGTTACTCTAAACATTAACCTTATTGGTCCATACGCTTTTAGATTTTGTAAAATCTTTTTCGTAAAGTTCTCAGATTGCCTTGGGAATTACAGGCTAAAAGAGCCGATTTGGACATGAACCAACATGTAAACAATGTCACCTATATAGGATGGCTTCTTGAGGTTAGTAGAGATGCTGTTAGTTGTTCTTTGATACTCTTTGATTTTAAAGAAGATCAACTATTTCTCCTTTTGGATTAATCTTTCATTATGAACCTTTAGTGAGGATTTCCTCTTTTAAATTGTAACCATTGTGTGGGATAGATTATTCACCATCTGATTGATGCCAACCAGGATAAAATTGGCCCAAATACACACCTGGTGATCTGTGCCAAgtaatttgtatttttcatGTTGGTGGGGAAAATACCATCTTTATGTCTAGGCAACTAGATTGATAAGGTCTGAACTGGACCATTGATCGACATTATCTGAATGATGATATACTAATACAGACCTTGAGAGAACTGAACCCCATAAGTTGACTTAGAATGTGAGGGAACCCAAAACTATATCGATCCACATCAAATATCTTTTGAAACCAATGTGGGATCAACTCCCTATATGattgatatgggatcgtaaaTACCACCACTCTTCTGAACTGGCTTCCATGGTGGCTCACTCAAAATCAGATAGCCCTTTTTAAGGGGCTCTACTTTTCTCTAAGGTCCCCTGGTAGTAGGTACCCTTTCCTAGGGGTTTCACTCTGGCATTAGGTCACTACTTCCACACGAGGGTTGAGATCGAGGATCcgctgctttgataccactaaTATGAAAATTGGGAAGCTAACCCCATAAATCGGCTTACAAGTTGAGGAAACCCAAGACTATATCAACTTACATCAAATCTCTTTTGAAACAAATGTGGGATCAACCCCTTATAAgactgatatgggatcgtaacataTACCTATCTTTATCAATTTTACACTTTCTCCTTCTCAAATCTTTTTCTCTACAAACTTAAATTGTTCTAGGTCCTATTTTGTCTTATCTTTGTTAAGTGTTTTTAACCTCTTTGCTGAAATGTTATACTACCTCTTTGTGACAGAGCATGCCTCAGGAAATTATGGACTCTCATGAACTTCAAAAGGTCACATTGGATTATAGAAGAGAATGCCAATATGGTGATGTGGTTGATTCCCTCACTAGTATGGAACTGATGGAGGATGTAGAAGCAATTCTAGAGCTTAAAGGGACAAATGGATCTGCCATTGAGAGGAAACACAAAGAAGACTGTTGTCTGTTCTTACATTTCTTGAGATTCCCAAGAGGTGGACTGGAAATAAACAGGGGTCGCACTGAGTGGAAAAGGAAATCAACGAAATAGGTTGATGACTTGGTCCATCTTACATTTTCCCTAATTATGTGAAGAGGGAAATGAACCAGTTTGACAAAATAGTTTGTTTAGTTTTTCAAAATAAGATATTCTTAATAGCTTGGTGAAGGAGTATATATTCAACCATTTTTCTATGAACCGCTAGATAGATATCAATGGTTGATTTTGAGTCCATGTAATACCATTTGTTGGATAATCTAGAGGGATGAATAGAATATCACTAGTGGATTTTCCTCTTTAAATTTTATTATCTAATTCTGCGAAATAAATTGgaataataaaagagaatttCAGTCATAAAAAGAGACATTCAATATTTCTAGTGGTTCGAGTCAACTGAGTCTAATCTATTCCTCACAAGATCTCCTTAAGAGATTTCCACTAGTTTTCTCCTTTCAGACAGTAGGTGTAGAATAATTCACCTTTAtaaactcttttaaggatacAAGGATCCGTATAATCTCTTTTCAGGATGGGAGAGTCTTTTCAATCTTTTAAATATGACAGCAATTTAGGATGAGAGAGTCTTATGGATCGAATCGGATTCAGAGGCGGTTGTGACAGCAGTTCAGGTTAGAGCAATTCCGTGGTTTGCATTGCAGGATTGGTATGTAGTAGAGCCCTTTTTAAAATCAATCActtggaaaatttctcattgcTATGGAGAAGCAAACCCAATTGCGGATTGCCCTGCAAATGTAGTAGCAAAGACGTTAATTACTGAGATTAATCAAATCTTACCTCGTCATATGTGGGCTGAGCTTGTGAATGATAAAAACACTAGACCTCGATTTAGATTCAGTTAATGTGATTTTAggtccctgctgatggcaatgccaaaggtggggacttgaagtcattatttttttcttttctctttaataAAGTTTTggattttagcgaaaaaaaaattctcttaaaTATGAGAAAGTCTTGCACAAGTCTAAGTACTACTAGGGCGTGGCTTGTTCTCTCTGTTGATGGCCTTGCCAAAGGTGGAGTTTGTAAGTTGCTCTAGCAGTTTTGGCCGTGTTCatatttctcttgttttttgaTGTATCTCTTTTTTGCTCTTCtaataaaatcatcttttagcaaaaaaaagagagttaatTTGGTGATTAATTTAGCTTTACCGTACATATTTTAGGTGTACCGAtcaacctatatatatatatatatacacattttGGTCTATTATATGATACACTAAGGTACCAATTAAGGTTATAAGCTACGCATGATTAAAAGAAGTTTTTCGATGGAATGAGATGAGATGCAATGCAAGTGTGCGCAATTTACTATCCTACAGTAGGAAAAAGAATAGTCTTCTTTTGACTCTCAATCTTCAATCTTTTTTTGCAACTTTAAGCTTAAATTTTCTTGACCTTTCTTTCTCTTGACTTTATCTCCAAGTTCTAGTCATGGCTCTATGCCTCGTCTTCATCTTTACGATTTTGTATAGCTTCATATGATTTTTACACATTGTCTTTCACTTCTTGGACTTCTATTTAAGAGTGTTCTAATCATCACTTTAACTTCTTCATTGAAGTATCCACAAGAAATAATATTTGAAGGCAAATGTTAAGAACCTTATTATGTTTGTTATTATCAAAACAAACCTAGGAGCGTGGGCTTATACTCAACACCATTTACTTGGGGACAAATACAATTTAATTATCAGTTTAATATTATGTACCTAAGAAAATACTAATACTCCATCAAATGGTAGTAAATGTTCATTTTGACCATTGAATAGAGAGTACATGTTCTTAGATTAGTCACGTCTCAAATTTTAAAGTctaatccaatcaaataccttttTTATATGGACACACATCCCGTGTATATCCATGTATATGTACCAGTACTCTAGACATTAACATACCCACTTTTAGTTCTTAGTGAGAAAAGATGTTTTAGATTTAATAATATATGGCTTAGATTCATCTTATGATTTTTGAAAACATCAAATCACCTCTGTTATTTTCtgattgtccttgttggcaaccccaACCACATGGCAATGATGACGTGGCCTCTAGTGATGAGGTTGCAGTGTATGGTCTCTCCGATTAGATGGAAGTGTTGTGTGGAGTATGTGATGTTTCAGAGTTTTTGACCTATTTCTACTTGGGGAAATTTTAGGCATAGAATATGAATTTTTTGATTATTTAACCTACATGTAAGTTGAGGAATATAACAAATTATTTATAATGCACCCAAATTTGTCTTAATTCGATATCGAAAAAAGAAGTTATGACCTTTGAAAAATTTAGGAGAAtattggtctttttatatggccGAGAttgttgatggatattctggttTGTGGAGCCTTTGAGTCATGAACTGTACGCATCTTTTCCAGTTCAATCCAAATCCGTATGAGGGAGTTATGGCGATTTCCAAGGAATTGGTctgaaaataagaaaaccaaATTAGAATTTGCTCTCAGTAACATTATGGGGTTTTAGTATTACTTCTATTGTTGGAGAGTTTGTTGTAATATAGAATGTCTTATCAGATTCAGATCCTATGGCCCAGATTGAACCTTTGAGATTCTGG contains these protein-coding regions:
- the LOC122063454 gene encoding oleoyl-acyl carrier protein thioesterase 2, chloroplastic-like, which translates into the protein MLPLKGCYRGAPDQLRFLPQCRSLAGPKALVRRGIANVSCCSSSLTSSPLRTSNIIISERANGSVGAALNQTTNGSASSVEQLQLGSGHLAKDGRSYKEKFIVRCYEVGMNKTATIDAIANLMQEAACNHVQSFTYSADGMGTTKTMRKLNLIWVTTRMHIEVYKYPTWGNMIEIETWFEARKVGTRRDFIIKDATGTLIGRATSKWVSMNKNTRRLQKVPDEVLEELVDFSPQTPRLAFPEEDTSSLKKIPKLEDPAKYAKLGLKAKRADLDMNQHVNNVTYIGWLLESMPQEIMDSHELQKVTLDYRRECQYGDVVDSLTSMELMEDVEAILELKGTNGSAIERKHKEDCCLFLHFLRFPRGGLEINRGRTEWKRKSTK